The Epinephelus lanceolatus isolate andai-2023 chromosome 14, ASM4190304v1, whole genome shotgun sequence genome has a window encoding:
- the bin1a gene encoding myc box-dependent-interacting protein 1 isoform X1: protein MAELNLGKGLTAGKVASNVQKKLTRAQEKVLQKLGKADETKDVAFEEGVINFNKQYAEGSKLQRDLRAYLEAVKAMHESSKNVQACLNDMYEPDWYGKNEVESIVEDCDVLWTDYHQKLVDHALISMDTYLGQFPDIKARIAKRDRKLVDYDSARHNYATTHKTKKKDGGIKITKPSSLLERATPGWAQGILSAHNVAQSSLSRSQAEEELERAQKVFEEINIDLQEELPSLWNSRVGFYVSTFQSLAGFEEKFHKEISRLDQDLYDILVKLEKTDTSRKTGARGASSSGTNRSVGAKEASNHTLRPGGPPPIPKSPSKLRPAVPPPPKVTPSRELKTENIIGLFDAAATPDISVTSPTEPANWDSWHEDSGAQEEDTKEHYDPVAAAADAWGDDGSQPVRYDPIAAATEGWGDDGTLPVRYDPVAPTQKGGGDDESQEVHYDPVAQVQDDWGDDGGEPVTDVPVPEDETPAAEAPADAAEEEATPAATTLDDEEGQGESAAAAAAAPEEPAPAEETPEVAAESTEVTSQPADMPPSYLFKVQVMHDYAANDTDELEMKAGDVVLVVTFDNPEEQDDGWLMGMKEDDWQQNKENATKGVFPENFTQRL from the exons ATGGCTGAGTTGAATTTGGGGAAGGGGCTGACCGCAGGGAAAGTGGCCAGCAACGTTCAGAAGAAGCTCACGAGAGCCCAAGAAAAG GTTCTTCAGAAGCTTGGCAAAGCCGACGAGACCAAAGATGTTGCGTTTGAGGAGGGAGTGATCAACTTCAACAAACAATAT GCTGAAGGCAGCAAACTGCAAAGGGACCTTAGGGCATACCTGGAGGCAGTGAAAG CCATGCACGAGTCCTCCAAGAACGTGCAGGCATGTCTGAATGACATGTATGAGCCAGACTGGTACGGCAAGAACGAAGTGGAATCCATCGTGGAG GATTGTGATGTGCTGTGGACTGACTACCACCAAAAACTGGTCGATCATGCTCTCATCTCCATGGATACTTACCTGGGCCAGTTCCCAGACATCAAG GCACGTATAGCTAAGAGGGACAGGAAGCTGGTGGATTACGACAGTGCCAGGCACAACTATGCCACCACGCACAAGACCAAGAAAAAGGACGGGGGTATTAAAATCACCAAG CCCTCCTCTTTGTTGGAGAGAGCCACTCCAGGCTGGGCTCAGGGTATCTTGTCTGCACACAATGTTGCCCAGAGCAGTCTGTCCAGGAGCCAG gCTGAGGAAGAGTTGGAGAGAGCCCAGAAGGTGTTTGAGGAGATTAATATTGACTTGCAAGAGGAATTGCCTTCACTCTGGaacag TCGTGTTGGGTTTTATGTCAGCACCTTCCAGAGTTTGGCTGGGTTTGAGGAGAAGTTTCACAAGGAAATCAGCCGG TTGGATCAGGATTTGTACGACATCTTGGTGAAACTTGAGAAAACAGACACAAGCAG AAAGACAGGTGCAAGAGGCGCCTCATCGTCAGGAACAAATAGGAG TGTGGGTGCGAAAGAAGCATCTAACCACACTCTCAGGCCAGGAGGACCACCGCCAATCCCCAAATCTCCATCCAAG CTAAGGCCTGCAGTGCCTCCTCCACCCAAGGTGACCCCATCTCGGGAGTTGAAAACAGAGAACATCATCGGCCTGTTTGATGCTGCAGCTACTCCTGATATCAGCGTCACCTCCCCTACAGAG CCTGCAAACTGGGACTCATGG CATGAGGACAGTGGTGCCCAGGAAGAGGACACCAAGGAGCACTATGAccctgtggctgctgctgcagatgcCTGGGGGGATGATGGTTCGCAACCTGTCCGCTATGATCCCAtagcagctgccacagagggcTGGGGGGATGACGGAACCCTACCTGTGCGCTATGACCCTGTGGCTCCGACTCAAAAGGGAGGGGGGGATGATGAGAGCCAGGAGGTTCATTACGACCCCGTGGCTCAAGTCCAGGATGACTGGGGCGATGACGGGGGCGAGCCGGTCACAGACGTGCCCGTCCCAGAGGATGAAACACCTGCAGCTGAGGCTCCAGCTGATGCCGCTGAGGAAGAAGCCACACCGGCTGCCACCACGTTGGATGATGAAGAGGGACAG GGTgaatctgcagcagctgctgcagcagcaccaGAGGAGCCAGCGCCAGCAGAGGAG ACACCTGAAGTAGCGGCAGAATCAACAGAAGTAACATCACAGCCTGCAGACATGCCACCTAGCTATTTGTTCAAG GTCCAGGTGATGCATGATTATGCTGCCAACGACACAGACGAGCTGGAGATGAAGGCTGGTGACGTGGTGCTGGTAGTCACCTTTGACAACCCTGAAgaacag GATGATGGCTGGCTGATGGGAATGAAGGAGGACGACTGGCAGCAGAACAAAGAAAATGCCACTAAAGGAGTATTCCCTGAGAACTTCACTCAGAGGCTGTGA
- the bin1a gene encoding myc box-dependent-interacting protein 1 isoform X2, whose translation MAELNLGKGLTAGKVASNVQKKLTRAQEKVLQKLGKADETKDVAFEEGVINFNKQYAEGSKLQRDLRAYLEAVKAMHESSKNVQACLNDMYEPDWYGKNEVESIVEDCDVLWTDYHQKLVDHALISMDTYLGQFPDIKARIAKRDRKLVDYDSARHNYATTHKTKKKDGGIKITKPSSLLERATPGWAQGILSAHNVAQSSLSRSQAEEELERAQKVFEEINIDLQEELPSLWNSRVGFYVSTFQSLAGFEEKFHKEISRLDQDLYDILVKLEKTDTSSVGAKEASNHTLRPGGPPPIPKSPSKLRPAVPPPPKVTPSRELKTENIIGLFDAAATPDISVTSPTEPANWDSWHEDSGAQEEDTKEHYDPVAAAADAWGDDGSQPVRYDPIAAATEGWGDDGTLPVRYDPVAPTQKGGGDDESQEVHYDPVAQVQDDWGDDGGEPVTDVPVPEDETPAAEAPADAAEEEATPAATTLDDEEGQGESAAAAAAAPEEPAPAEETPEVAAESTEVTSQPADMPPSYLFKVQVMHDYAANDTDELEMKAGDVVLVVTFDNPEEQDDGWLMGMKEDDWQQNKENATKGVFPENFTQRL comes from the exons ATGGCTGAGTTGAATTTGGGGAAGGGGCTGACCGCAGGGAAAGTGGCCAGCAACGTTCAGAAGAAGCTCACGAGAGCCCAAGAAAAG GTTCTTCAGAAGCTTGGCAAAGCCGACGAGACCAAAGATGTTGCGTTTGAGGAGGGAGTGATCAACTTCAACAAACAATAT GCTGAAGGCAGCAAACTGCAAAGGGACCTTAGGGCATACCTGGAGGCAGTGAAAG CCATGCACGAGTCCTCCAAGAACGTGCAGGCATGTCTGAATGACATGTATGAGCCAGACTGGTACGGCAAGAACGAAGTGGAATCCATCGTGGAG GATTGTGATGTGCTGTGGACTGACTACCACCAAAAACTGGTCGATCATGCTCTCATCTCCATGGATACTTACCTGGGCCAGTTCCCAGACATCAAG GCACGTATAGCTAAGAGGGACAGGAAGCTGGTGGATTACGACAGTGCCAGGCACAACTATGCCACCACGCACAAGACCAAGAAAAAGGACGGGGGTATTAAAATCACCAAG CCCTCCTCTTTGTTGGAGAGAGCCACTCCAGGCTGGGCTCAGGGTATCTTGTCTGCACACAATGTTGCCCAGAGCAGTCTGTCCAGGAGCCAG gCTGAGGAAGAGTTGGAGAGAGCCCAGAAGGTGTTTGAGGAGATTAATATTGACTTGCAAGAGGAATTGCCTTCACTCTGGaacag TCGTGTTGGGTTTTATGTCAGCACCTTCCAGAGTTTGGCTGGGTTTGAGGAGAAGTTTCACAAGGAAATCAGCCGG TTGGATCAGGATTTGTACGACATCTTGGTGAAACTTGAGAAAACAGACACAAGCAG TGTGGGTGCGAAAGAAGCATCTAACCACACTCTCAGGCCAGGAGGACCACCGCCAATCCCCAAATCTCCATCCAAG CTAAGGCCTGCAGTGCCTCCTCCACCCAAGGTGACCCCATCTCGGGAGTTGAAAACAGAGAACATCATCGGCCTGTTTGATGCTGCAGCTACTCCTGATATCAGCGTCACCTCCCCTACAGAG CCTGCAAACTGGGACTCATGG CATGAGGACAGTGGTGCCCAGGAAGAGGACACCAAGGAGCACTATGAccctgtggctgctgctgcagatgcCTGGGGGGATGATGGTTCGCAACCTGTCCGCTATGATCCCAtagcagctgccacagagggcTGGGGGGATGACGGAACCCTACCTGTGCGCTATGACCCTGTGGCTCCGACTCAAAAGGGAGGGGGGGATGATGAGAGCCAGGAGGTTCATTACGACCCCGTGGCTCAAGTCCAGGATGACTGGGGCGATGACGGGGGCGAGCCGGTCACAGACGTGCCCGTCCCAGAGGATGAAACACCTGCAGCTGAGGCTCCAGCTGATGCCGCTGAGGAAGAAGCCACACCGGCTGCCACCACGTTGGATGATGAAGAGGGACAG GGTgaatctgcagcagctgctgcagcagcaccaGAGGAGCCAGCGCCAGCAGAGGAG ACACCTGAAGTAGCGGCAGAATCAACAGAAGTAACATCACAGCCTGCAGACATGCCACCTAGCTATTTGTTCAAG GTCCAGGTGATGCATGATTATGCTGCCAACGACACAGACGAGCTGGAGATGAAGGCTGGTGACGTGGTGCTGGTAGTCACCTTTGACAACCCTGAAgaacag GATGATGGCTGGCTGATGGGAATGAAGGAGGACGACTGGCAGCAGAACAAAGAAAATGCCACTAAAGGAGTATTCCCTGAGAACTTCACTCAGAGGCTGTGA
- the bin1a gene encoding myc box-dependent-interacting protein 1 isoform X3 encodes MAELNLGKGLTAGKVASNVQKKLTRAQEKVLQKLGKADETKDVAFEEGVINFNKQYAEGSKLQRDLRAYLEAVKAMHESSKNVQACLNDMYEPDWYGKNEVESIVEDCDVLWTDYHQKLVDHALISMDTYLGQFPDIKARIAKRDRKLVDYDSARHNYATTHKTKKKDGGIKITKPSSLLERATPGWAQGILSAHNVAQSSLSRSQAEEELERAQKVFEEINIDLQEELPSLWNSRVGFYVSTFQSLAGFEEKFHKEISRLDQDLYDILVKLEKTDTSRKTGARGASSSGTNRSVGAKEASNHTLRPGGPPPIPKSPSKLRPAVPPPPKVTPSRELKTENIIGLFDAAATPDISVTSPTEPANWDSWGESAAAAAAAPEEPAPAEETPEVAAESTEVTSQPADMPPSYLFKVQVMHDYAANDTDELEMKAGDVVLVVTFDNPEEQDDGWLMGMKEDDWQQNKENATKGVFPENFTQRL; translated from the exons ATGGCTGAGTTGAATTTGGGGAAGGGGCTGACCGCAGGGAAAGTGGCCAGCAACGTTCAGAAGAAGCTCACGAGAGCCCAAGAAAAG GTTCTTCAGAAGCTTGGCAAAGCCGACGAGACCAAAGATGTTGCGTTTGAGGAGGGAGTGATCAACTTCAACAAACAATAT GCTGAAGGCAGCAAACTGCAAAGGGACCTTAGGGCATACCTGGAGGCAGTGAAAG CCATGCACGAGTCCTCCAAGAACGTGCAGGCATGTCTGAATGACATGTATGAGCCAGACTGGTACGGCAAGAACGAAGTGGAATCCATCGTGGAG GATTGTGATGTGCTGTGGACTGACTACCACCAAAAACTGGTCGATCATGCTCTCATCTCCATGGATACTTACCTGGGCCAGTTCCCAGACATCAAG GCACGTATAGCTAAGAGGGACAGGAAGCTGGTGGATTACGACAGTGCCAGGCACAACTATGCCACCACGCACAAGACCAAGAAAAAGGACGGGGGTATTAAAATCACCAAG CCCTCCTCTTTGTTGGAGAGAGCCACTCCAGGCTGGGCTCAGGGTATCTTGTCTGCACACAATGTTGCCCAGAGCAGTCTGTCCAGGAGCCAG gCTGAGGAAGAGTTGGAGAGAGCCCAGAAGGTGTTTGAGGAGATTAATATTGACTTGCAAGAGGAATTGCCTTCACTCTGGaacag TCGTGTTGGGTTTTATGTCAGCACCTTCCAGAGTTTGGCTGGGTTTGAGGAGAAGTTTCACAAGGAAATCAGCCGG TTGGATCAGGATTTGTACGACATCTTGGTGAAACTTGAGAAAACAGACACAAGCAG AAAGACAGGTGCAAGAGGCGCCTCATCGTCAGGAACAAATAGGAG TGTGGGTGCGAAAGAAGCATCTAACCACACTCTCAGGCCAGGAGGACCACCGCCAATCCCCAAATCTCCATCCAAG CTAAGGCCTGCAGTGCCTCCTCCACCCAAGGTGACCCCATCTCGGGAGTTGAAAACAGAGAACATCATCGGCCTGTTTGATGCTGCAGCTACTCCTGATATCAGCGTCACCTCCCCTACAGAG CCTGCAAACTGGGACTCATGG GGTgaatctgcagcagctgctgcagcagcaccaGAGGAGCCAGCGCCAGCAGAGGAG ACACCTGAAGTAGCGGCAGAATCAACAGAAGTAACATCACAGCCTGCAGACATGCCACCTAGCTATTTGTTCAAG GTCCAGGTGATGCATGATTATGCTGCCAACGACACAGACGAGCTGGAGATGAAGGCTGGTGACGTGGTGCTGGTAGTCACCTTTGACAACCCTGAAgaacag GATGATGGCTGGCTGATGGGAATGAAGGAGGACGACTGGCAGCAGAACAAAGAAAATGCCACTAAAGGAGTATTCCCTGAGAACTTCACTCAGAGGCTGTGA